Within Dermacentor albipictus isolate Rhodes 1998 colony chromosome 3, USDA_Dalb.pri_finalv2, whole genome shotgun sequence, the genomic segment AATCAGTGACAAAGGACCAAAATAAGAGCGCTTTAAGTGAAGGCAGAGACGGCAATAAGCAAACTCCCGCAACAACGGCACAAGAGAAAACCCTCCTGTCTCAGCTCAGAGACAGCCTGAAATCAAGCGCAGCGCGGGCAGGCGCGGATGAAACGAGGGACAAGAAGGGAGGTCGTATCGTTGTAAAGATAAAGCCACCACCCGTCCTCATGAGTTCGAAAAAAGTTGGCACAAGCCACACTGACAAAGGTAAAAACCTCGTGAGCGAAATATGCGACGAGTGCCTCCTTAACAAATGCGGATCGCAACCCACAGATCCGAGAGATATACAGAAAATAATGGACGAAGGTGTCGGCGCGCCGAAGTACACGAAGGACATGGATAGCACCCAGGCGAGCTCTCCTCGCATTCCGGAAATTGTCTACGAGCTTTCCGAGCAATCCCTCGACATTGAAGTAATACCGAGTGAGAGGTGCAAAGAAGCTCAAACTTCGTTACCTTTCGACCCTGCCTCATCCAAGGAGCATCATTGGGGTCGCGCTGTTACATCTACCAACAGCAACGCGACCAAAGAGGCACCTGGGAACAAGAATCGTCCTTCAGCGAAATCGGCCTCTACACACCAAAAGAACATCGGGAGGACATCCCTGGGGAAGCAAGCCAGACCCGACTCCCACGGAGGAGACGTCCATGCCCACCTGAAGGTGCTGCCTTCGGATACATATGTATTCACGTCGACCACGGTGGCTATTGCTGGAGGAGACACGACAAACCCAAAAGCGGCGAAAGCCAGTGTGGAAGGCGCGAAGAAAAGGTCCAAGGAATCGGACGCCGCAGGAAGTGCTAGAAAATCCTCCAGACATTCCAACGAAAGCCCGAAGCGCGAATCCGGCGCGAAAAAGCATTCCAAGAGTTCTAAAGAAAGCCTGAAGCACAAATCCGGTGCTGAAAAGCCTTCCAGGCCTTCTAACGAGAGCTTGAGGCATGAAGCCGGCAAAGAAAGTACTAGTAGCAAATCTGGAGCTAGAAAGCATTCTAAAGAAAGCCTGAAGGGTGGAACTGGTGCTGAAAAGCCTTCGAGACCTTCTAATGAGAGTATGAAGCACGAAGCCGGCAAGGATAGTCTGAGGCGTGACTCCGGAGCTAGAAAGCATTCTACGCATTCTAAAGAAAGCCTGAAGGGTGGAACTGGTGCTGAAAAGCCTTCGAGACCTTCTAATGAGAGTATGAAGCACGAAGCCGGCAAGGATAGTCTGAGGCGTGACTCCGGAGCTAGAAAGCATTCTACGCATTCTAAAGAAAGCCTGAAGGGTGGAACTGGTGCTGAAAAGCCTTCGAGACCTTCTAATGAGAGTATGAAGCACGAAGCCGGCAAGGATAGTCTGAGGCGTGACTCCGGAGCTAGAAAGCATTCTACGCATTCTAAAGAAAGCCTGAAGGGTGGAACTGGTGCTGAAAAGCCTTCGAGACCTTCTAACGAGAGTATGAAGCACGAAGCCGGCAACGATAGTCTGAGGCGTGACTCCGGAGCTAGAAAGCATTCTACGCATTCTAAAGAAAGTGTGAAGGGTGAAACTCGTGCTGAAAGACCTTTGGGACCTTCTAACGAGAGCTTGAGGCGCGAAGCCGGCGCTACGAACAAGCGTAAATCCTCGTTGAAGTCGACAAAAGGATCTTCAATTAGCCACATCGGGAAATCGAAACACGAAAAGGTTCTACCGACACGCGTCCAAAAAGGAGCGGGTGAACGCGACGAGAAGCTAAGTGAACGCGACACCACCGGAAAACCGGAAAACGGGGCCGCTAAGAAAGCCGACGAAGGAAAACACAAGGCAGTGAAGGACATGAGGGTTTCTGACGAACATGTCAAGGGCCGCAAGGCGTCCGTGGGAAAAGGTGAAGATGACAATGGTTCGAAGAACGTGAAAACTATTGACGAAGGCATCAAGAGGCGTAATGCGTCCGTGAAGAAAGGCGAAGATGAATCCGGCAAGGCTCTCGATAAGCAAACAGAAAGCGGAAGCAAACGCGAGGGCAAAGAGAAGGCGGCTAGTCAGCCACATGATGGGGGCAGCAATGCACCTGTGGAGACTGAAAAGGAAAGCAACGCGCCTCCAGGCTTTCTCAGTAACCTTGGCGGTCTTACAAGCTCGTACAGCACAGCTGGCGAAAAGGGGCGCGCAGAGGACACAACCGGAAAACATACAGCGAAAGCTGATACTCCCCGGGTACTGGCAACGAACACTCACAAAGTGGCAAACAACTTCGACGCAGATCAACAGACAGAAATACCCGTCACTGTCAATGTTGCTGACAGCCGTGCTGAGCCTCCCCTGAAAATCTTAAGAAGCACAAATGAAAAACTTAAATCGACAGCCGCCGCCCAAGATGACGCTGGCTTCGTGAATGACAGGTACAAGCAAGTCGCCGCCAGCTCTGCTTACTTTCCTGAGGGCGAAGAAATGGAGATAAGGCCTATGGACGACGATGGTATCTACGACTATCAGCAGCTTGCGTTTGCGGATAGGCAAAACATTATTGGCTCCTCCTCTTCTGGCGTAGATGTGGCAGGCAGCCAACGGGACGACGCGAGAGAAGTAGGCCAGCGATCTGCCGAGCTTGTGCTGCCGAAAAAGCTCGCTTTTGAAGCAGTTGATGACTGGACAGTGTTGTCGCCACTGGAAAAGTTCACagaacacagtgacagtgatcaTGCTATGGATCGGTCAAGGCCAGAAGGAAGCGAATACACAATAACCAGTGAAGCCGCTGAATTAGACCCGCGTAACGCACGTATGTACGAAACCGAGCAAACGCGCGAGCTGCGCGATGACATCACCGCGGAGGAGGATCTGCAGCCAGAGGGGAATTATTCATTAGATCAGCAACAGGAATGGGAACAACCGGAAGGCGAACTACCGTATGAAGAATCACTGGAAAGGGAGCTACCAGAAGAGGAACTACCGGAAGGGGAGTCACCGCAAGAGGAAACACCACAACAGGACATTTCAGAGCAGGAAAACGGCATAGCTGTTGATACTCCTGAACTAGAAGACTTGGAAGGAGTCGAGCAACCACAATATCAGGGCAATCATGAGGTGATTGAATTGCAAAACGTTGACTACGAGCTGCAATCGAGGCCTCACGCGCCTCTGAGAGGGCCCGACTTACAGAACTTCGACTTCTGGGACCTGGACGGGCCCGCGGTCCTCTACCCGGAGAGCAGACTGGTATTTGCACTAGCGTTAGTCGCCGGTATGTGGATTCTGTACCTCATGTTTACGACCAAGGCCATCATAAACAGAAAACCCTTCCTCGAACTGTTTACCGCGCTAGCTACGGAACACGAAATTCCTCGCGGCCGTATTATGACCGAAACGTTTGCTGTGAACCACTTGAAGACCAAAGAAACAGCCAGAACGGTGATGAGATCAGTCGTCTCCGCAAGGCCATGGCTTCTATACTTCTGCGACACGCCTTACTGCAAGGAATCAGCCCTGCAATTGGCCAAGATGCTTGGAGAGGACCCATGCTTTAATTTCTACAGCTACACTTGCGGCAAGCTGACTCGAAAATGGAACCCAATGGTTGGCTCTGCACTCTCTACTGACGCCTTTATAATCAACGAAGCCGCCAAGCTCGCTGCCGGTCATATCTTGAACAGGGAACACCCAGGCATGAAGGCGGCCCGAAACCTTTTAGAAGCGTGCCTCGACCACGAGAATGACGGACAATGGAGTCGAACAGAACTGAGCGAGTTGTTTTTCGAGTATTTCGGTTCCTCGTGGCCAGCAGAGAACAATCCTTTGACCATGGAAGCCGTGTGGGTTATCGCTGGGCGCCTGGCACGAGACTTGAAACTGGAAGCTCTCGCACGCGTGTCTGTTGGCATTCACCCAGAAGAAAATTCTGCTTCCGTGCCAACCATAGGTGAGCCGGTCCTGCTTTACCAACGTGCCGACTTCAAAGAGCCCGGGTATACGGAGATGCTGGAAACCGCCATCGGACAGACAGTGACGTTCATCAGTCCAGCCTCCAACGGCGCGCAACACGTGTCGAGCATCAAGACGACGATGGAACTGCTCGCTGATATGGTTGCCACCTACCCTGCCAGCTACGTCGGTGCGAAAGAGCACCGGATGACCAAGGTccgcgtcctctcgcctggcgtgCGCGCTTTCCTGCGTACGGTTTTCCCCGACTCCGTTAAAGTCGCCGAAAACGCCGATATCTTGATCAAGTCGCCGCGATTCTTTGAAAAACTGCAAGGGTCAAGAAGTACCCTGCTCGATCCTCAGGCCGTTTTCAACTACGTGGGATTCAGAGTCATGGTCCACTTCGCCGCGTTTCTGCCGCAGCCGAGCGTCCGACATCTGCGCGCCTTGGAAGCCAATTTCCTGCTTCCCGAGAACGCCTCTGCCCAAGACTTCTGCACGCGCGAGGTCGAGCGCGTTTTCCCGGCTATCTACGCGCGCGCTTTCGCGCTGCAGACGGCAAATTTAAGCACCTGGGTAAGCGAGTGGCCGTCGCAACTGAAGAGAATATTTTTACAAGGGCTGGGGTTCGGAGCGACTCGGATTCGTGCGCCGCAGGCTGCGCCCACGTCAGATCAAGATAACGATGCCGGGTTCACCAGGCGCAGATTGGATAGCCT encodes:
- the LOC135914314 gene encoding pneumococcal serine-rich repeat protein-like, which encodes MPKSRSMVDYSGKKNEKHSKTKNENRSRKSSARYDDGQDYDEAYQKPTARRKKSKSSRVAITDSPTFSKSSESPTNRHEGSAVVTSGDESSSLPKELNYEYFEKLGGNLCRAGELLDEHERGIIWQAADVITCIPEYCPPRCYMTKLCRCNTCCERCCVDPEHRLTGFHSHVKDEATDVPDEEGLTLSGSSDTSIASLLGDVSSEEGKSRGSTRLAIAARDAKRAVRLAKQFRAAARTIDSLECSNESEHRMRALYTKELMDKAVFYAKKANEALAGYAALRRALRGIPGATSGDESTQFDALQGQQTPYGPAPYPSQRLRWASAPVVGRPPSQQTALSLSSMSDIVMSKAQQASEDALRLQRISNEMLAEARVLEGVSNDRLPPFELKGARSSYWMPAAVPEPDQRYVQDRAADLRPSGAVAFDDTMTEYAIGKDGHMLRVPEYTRADSDRQPERLNDQMMGISTEEKRSARKDGRSDLKVDLTDREGPRAMGPTTTPPPNRVARRASVSAKASGRRASVSSIQQELSDTAQLPQPRKTKSLAARRASVGAGLLLKLGARMKDDSDDLSPDREPSMPAASPDSTDFKAKATRRASVSSKAYSAHPLNEDADSFKTRATRRASVSSKGPPTSPDRIAADHDSFKARSSRRASVSSKTIAPSEANTGNEQYDFQTKALRRASTFSGDFPADLSDEHKQFKAKAARRASVSSNRLALPTEGDEGSFKAKAARRASVSYRTLSPDLHNTSVGQQSFKEKAARRASVSSGRLSPDLYNLSAGQHSFKAKAARRASVSSGRLSPDLYNLSAGQHSFKAKAARRASVSSGRLSPDLYNLSAGQHSFKAKAARRASVSSGRLSPDLYNLSAGQHSFKAKAARRASVASGRLSPDLYNLSAGQHSFKAKAARRASVSSKSAKSTEGPHERFESFKAKTARRTSVSAMSPEGPQEMSESFKVMAARGTGASSVTPESPQEMFKPFKPNAARKGTGSDKSPEGPHEESESFKAKAARRASVSAKVSEGLHDSQHESFKAKTARRASVSAKGLAQQASVQKIHEAKFRRASIFPTGLTSPQDTPTHDSRTKKAKGTKITVVEPDVSELSTRPAKKPPRRASVCAAKYKRLYGDVTAEQTTKTEEGYREGSELSDEPAEPNKQARRLSISAAKVSSDVRKAGSEKNESNRVPASADSTIGQSVTKDQNKSALSEGRDGNKQTPATTAQEKTLLSQLRDSLKSSAARAGADETRDKKGGRIVVKIKPPPVLMSSKKVGTSHTDKGKNLVSEICDECLLNKCGSQPTDPRDIQKIMDEGVGAPKYTKDMDSTQASSPRIPEIVYELSEQSLDIEVIPSERCKEAQTSLPFDPASSKEHHWGRAVTSTNSNATKEAPGNKNRPSAKSASTHQKNIGRTSLGKQARPDSHGGDVHAHLKVLPSDTYVFTSTTVAIAGGDTTNPKAAKASVEGAKKRSKESDAAGSARKSSRHSNESPKRESGAKKHSKSSKESLKHKSGAEKPSRPSNESLRHEAGKESTSSKSGARKHSKESLKGGTGAEKPSRPSNESMKHEAGKDSLRRDSGARKHSTHSKESLKGGTGAEKPSRPSNESMKHEAGKDSLRRDSGARKHSTHSKESLKGGTGAEKPSRPSNESMKHEAGKDSLRRDSGARKHSTHSKESLKGGTGAEKPSRPSNESMKHEAGNDSLRRDSGARKHSTHSKESVKGETRAERPLGPSNESLRREAGATNKRKSSLKSTKGSSISHIGKSKHEKVLPTRVQKGAGERDEKLSERDTTGKPENGAAKKADEGKHKAVKDMRVSDEHVKGRKASVGKGEDDNGSKNVKTIDEGIKRRNASVKKGEDESGKALDKQTESGSKREGKEKAASQPHDGGSNAPVETEKESNAPPGFLSNLGGLTSSYSTAGEKGRAEDTTGKHTAKADTPRVLATNTHKVANNFDADQQTEIPVTVNVADSRAEPPLKILRSTNEKLKSTAAAQDDAGFVNDRYKQVAASSAYFPEGEEMEIRPMDDDGIYDYQQLAFADRQNIIGSSSSGVDVAGSQRDDAREVGQRSAELVLPKKLAFEAVDDWTVLSPLEKFTEHSDSDHAMDRSRPEGSEYTITSEAAELDPRNARMYETEQTRELRDDITAEEDLQPEGNYSLDQQQEWEQPEGELPYEESLERELPEEELPEGESPQEETPQQDISEQENGIAVDTPELEDLEGVEQPQYQGNHEVIELQNVDYELQSRPHAPLRGPDLQNFDFWDLDGPAVLYPESRLVFALALVAGMWILYLMFTTKAIINRKPFLELFTALATEHEIPRGRIMTETFAVNHLKTKETARTVMRSVVSARPWLLYFCDTPYCKESALQLAKMLGEDPCFNFYSYTCGKLTRKWNPMVGSALSTDAFIINEAAKLAAGHILNREHPGMKAARNLLEACLDHENDGQWSRTELSELFFEYFGSSWPAENNPLTMEAVWVIAGRLARDLKLEALARVSVGIHPEENSASVPTIGEPVLLYQRADFKEPGYTEMLETAIGQTVTFISPASNGAQHVSSIKTTMELLADMVATYPASYVGAKEHRMTKVRVLSPGVRAFLRTVFPDSVKVAENADILIKSPRFFEKLQGSRSTLLDPQAVFNYVGFRVMVHFAAFLPQPSVRHLRALEANFLLPENASAQDFCTREVERVFPAIYARAFALQTANLSTWVSEWPSQLKRIFLQGLGFGATRIRAPQAAPTSDQDNDAGFTRRRLDSLKVEAAVPLWIVNDSSFDQYAQELERQLSVTLNLDPSNSLKRLCSFAKMLRENEIQQALLGTSANQTAMSLFGTEARYDARNSAIYMPLVTVNWSVPASSIAFAIHAARYAVRVFKALALALRLGYAHASEQRAGSDIYSKRYQGQLNITTRCLVEQYENARRSLKSAFLQKTADRTPLGAALLDQTDALVQAYAVFKEELSARRFGHSNFRLVGLPHLTPEQLFFVAYGHDNCEASDTVHRRRRWLESGELPPEDRVNIPLMQFEEFTRAFACNSTAPMTANRRCPMVRTRTSQD